Proteins from one Monodelphis domestica isolate mMonDom1 chromosome 6, mMonDom1.pri, whole genome shotgun sequence genomic window:
- the LOC130455024 gene encoding dermokine-like: MMRVTVRTTYNPLKPYCTVTETYTCTFTKRQLQRQRSQLGSLFSRLYSRCPSPCSTRSPSPTPSPYSKSPRRVSTCTCTYECHSEGSRGHRGKGSRGNGGKSSRDNGGKSSRGNGGKSSRENVSKNSRGHGGKSSRENVGKSCRDNGGKSSRENVGKNSRGHGGKSSRENVGKSCRDNGGKSSRENVGKSSRGNGGKSSRHLYTCSCSTRSSPSPCRQTNKDWSHAKERYTISRSYSHTHSL; the protein is encoded by the coding sequence ATGATGAGAGTGACAGTTAGAACTACATACAACCCATTAAAGCCATACTGTACAGTCACAGAGACCTACACATGCACCTTTACCAAACGCCAGCTCCAGCGCCAGCGCTCCCAGCTGGGCTCGCTGTTCTCACGGCTGTACTCACGGTGCCCATCGCCATGCTCCACACGGAGCCCCTCACCGACCCCCTCACCATACTCAAAGTCACCCCGGCGCGTCAGCACCTGCACCTGCACCTATGAGTGCCACAGCGAAGGTAGCCGAGGCCACAGGGGCAAAGGCAGCCGAGGCAATGGGGGCAAAAGCAGCCGAGACAATGGGGGCAAAAGCAGCCGAGGCAATGGGGGCAAAAGCAGCCGAGAGAATGTGAGCAAAAATAGCAGAGGCCATGGGGGCAAAAGCAGCCGAGAGAATGTGGGCAAAAGCTGCCGAGACAATGGGGGCAAAAGCAGCCGAGAGAATGTGGGCAAAAATAGCAGAGGCCATGGGGGCAAAAGCAGCCGAGAGAATGTGGGCAAAAGCTGCCGAGACAATGGGGGCAAAAGCAGCCGAGAGAATGTGGGCAAAAGTAGCCGAGGCAATGGGGGCAAAAGCAGCAGACATTTGTACACATGCAGCTGCTCGACCCGCTCCTCACCCTCTCCTTGTCGGCAAACCAACAAAGACTGGTCCCACGCCAAGGAAAGGTACACGATCTCCCGCTCCTACTCCCACACCCACTCGCTGTGA